The Fimbriimonadaceae bacterium nucleotide sequence ACAACCTCTAGGCCGTCGCTAGAACTTATACTCTCGTGGCCACAGGTTAACGAAGACCTGCTCGCTAAGGCTACTTCTCAGCGCTTCGTCGTGAAACCAACTTCAAAGACGGCTCATGCAAATGCTGCTCAACAGGATGTCAGTTTGGATGAGTCGCTGATGGAGCGCCGTATTATTGCGGAGTCAGAAGTGGCTCTTTCGCTCTTTCACGCTGCGATAGAACTTGAACCAATAGCCGTAGATACGAGCGACACAGTGCGGAGTATTCTTAAACAGGCTCACTGGAGAATCGAACGAGCGATCGTGATGCGTGACATGGTTCGACTCCAGACGCTCCTCGTAACGGAGGGATACTCAATACATCCGGACACGAAGGTGTCAAGCAGCTGGTGCGAAGACGCGATGCGTCAGGAAATCCTGGAAGTTCGGCAACGAGCTCGCAGACTTACTTCCGAGGAACACATTGGAGAGGCAAGGAGTTTTCTTGCGTACGCACATCTCGAGCTTGGATTTCTGCTCCGCACTCGCGGATCGGAGGTTCAAGACCTCTTAGCAGCATTCTGGAACTTTACGTTGGCATCGGCTCTGGACCGACTCTTCGAGGAATACGCGCACGTCCAGCTAAAAGAGATTTGGTCAGCTCTCAATGGCAACAATACCGAATATGTTCGGTTGGAGAGACAGGTTGAGCGCAAGTTGAGTGCAAGTAACATCGCTGCGTTTGACTACGATTTCTGATTCGAAACGATCTTGCAGTGCCTCGCAATCACAAGACACGGATACACACGCCGAGGCACCGCGAGGATCGCGCTGAGCGCGAAGAGAAGTTTGCCTTACTCCGGTCGGTCCGGTGCTACACTCCCAGAGGTGCCTTTACGACCCCCAAACGATTCCCTTAGCGAACAAGAGCGCGGGAATCATCGCAAGGACTCCAGCTGCCCTGACCAGTATAACGATGGACTCTCCGCCGTCATCGGCGTTCGTAACCAGAGCAGATGTGCCGAACCAGCAGATCGCGGCAGCCCAAACAAAGAGCGGAATACCAATGCCGCAACCAAGCTTGAAGCCCACCGAGTGTGTTTCAGAGAAGATCCGGTGCAAAGCAACCAAGCAAAGGGAAAGGTACGTGACCGAAGCAGAGAGATTCACGCAGAAGAGGAGTCTCTCTCTCATCACTTGACGCGACTGGGAACGTAGCATGGCGGCCACATCAGGCTCTGCTTCGTTCTCGGAGCGTGTTTCGATAACGACTCGCTGACCCGACGGCAGATCAAACTGGCCGACCTCATCCCAGTCGTTTTCGCCACTATGGCCAGGGTGTTCAGCCATCACGATTAACCTTACCTAAGGGCAGCCGGAGCCCTCGCTGATCGTTCGACGCCAGGTGCCGCAATTTGACCCTCGGGCGTAAATTGCGATGATTCCCTCAAGTTCGTTTCGCCCTGTCCGGGGGCTGGGGCAAGTCTCGAGCCCCCGTACGAGGTGAAAACTTGCACATTGAACTAGGAGCGCTCTTGATCACGCCGAGGGCGCAAGCGATGATCGACCCGGCAGATGTGTTCGAGGCGATCCAGAGGCACTCGATGGGCGACTGGGGCGACCTTTGTGAGGAGGATCGTCAGGAGAACGAGGTTTCGATTCAGAACGGCTTCCGGGTTCTGTCCGCATACAGCGACCGACGAGGAGCGAAGTTCTGGATCATCACCGAAGCCGACCGATCCTCGACGACCGTTCTCTTGCCCGACGACTACTGAGCAGGCCCCGCCTGCTCCTTTTTTTGATGCGAGATACTCCAAGGTGCGGCCAATCCCTCGGTCAACGACCCGGCCAACGGGGCGGCCAGGGCTGACCGGGTTTTTTGAACCTGGTTGAACTGCCTCAAAACTCAACTCTCATTCTCCGAGTTCTGTTACTCACTCCTCCTTCCTCATTCCCATTGCGTCAGTCGTCTTTCGTTCCATTCCCTCGGATCATTCGCCCTGGGGCGGGGCCAACTTTGACCATGAGAGACATATTAGAACGAGATTGGAAGACTAGATCGATCTGAAGGCAGCATTATCTCGGAGGGAGAGGTTGTCTCCCAAGATCAATGATGAAGCCTTGAAGGAATGCAGTCGCTAACATGCTTAGAATGAAGCCAGCCATGTTCAACCGGTAGATTCGTTGATCCTCAGCCGAGTCTGAGTCGCACTTTTGGATCACGTTGTATATTCGGATAAGCCAGAGAGCGCACGCCGACCACAGAACGAAGTAACTCAGCGCGTTTGCGAGCGGATGGCGGAAGGCAGGCGCGATCCACCAACCGAAGATGAAGAACAGAATCTGACCAACAGCGTAAACCTTGAACGAGGTCAGCCCTGATCCAAACGTGATCCGCCGCCAGACAACAACGAACCCGGTCGAAGCAACCACTCGCGACTCGCTCTTGAGCTCTTCGGTGACCGTCTCGATTTCGACTACCCAATTGCCTCGGGAAGCACTGCGTCGGGTGCCGTGAGCTTGACCAGGCTCGTTCGAACCGTGGCTTGTCTTGCTGTCGTCTGGGCCACCCATCTCGTGATGACGATACCCGTGGACTTGCCTTAGCGTTAGATTCCGCCCAGCGCGAAGAGCCATGACTTGCTCTTCGCGGGAGTTTCGCTACGCTCGAAGAGATGAGAATTGTGCCGACTGGCTCCGAGTTTCGACGAACTGCTTGGCGAGCAATTGGCGGGCTTGTCGCCTTAGTCGCTGTCTTCGTGATAGGGCTGACCAGCACGGTTTTGTCCTGGGTGATCTTCGCGGCTTGTTTGCTGGCACTTGCATGGCACTTCAGAAGCAACGCAGTTCTAGTACGCGTTGTCCGCTTCGGCTATCTTCGCTCGTACCAGTGGGTTCGCTCCCACATGGTCATTCTCTGTGCGGTTTCGCTCGTCCTCTCGTCCGCAGCTCTGCTTCTCGAAGTCGAATCGCGTTGGAGGGCTGCGACTCGCCAACCTGAGCGCACGTGTGGCATGGAGGATATTGAATCAGCATCTGCATCAGTTGTCCTGATTCAGGGCAAGGAAGTCGACGGGACCGGCTTCTGGGTGACTCCGACAACCGTCATGACCAACAACCACGTTGTGGACCACAATCCGGAGCTTGTCGTGAACAAGCGGTTCCCGGCGACGGTGCTGGCAACCGATTCGCTCCGCGACATCGCCCTTCTCTCGGTGACCTTTGTGGATCCCGAGCCAATCCCCGTTCGGGTCTCCGATCAACCGCCACGCCTGGCCGACGACGTCTATGTGATCGGCCATCCGATCGGCAGGAACCTCACGGTCTCCAAGGGGATCGTTTCTGCTTTGACCAGCGACGACTACGATGACCGGCAATACATTCAGACCGATGCGGCCATCTCGCCTGGTAGCTCGGGCGGCCCGGTCGTGGACAAGTGCGGGCGAGTGGTCGGCATGGCCACTCAGACTCTGAGAGGGGCTGAGAACGTCGGCTATGCGATCACATGGTCGCAACTCTCACTGCGCATGGATCAGATGCTCAAGGCCATCGAATCTTCAACCCGAGAGGAACGCGAGCTGACCTATCCGTCCGAGCAGACGGAGGTGGTCGCGAAGTACTACTCGACGCTCGGCGCCGGAGACCTGCAAGCCGCGTATGACTTTTATTCCACGGCACGAAAAGCCAGACTCCCATATGACAGCTGGGCCAAGGGGCTTGGCAAGACGGTCTTCATCCGGCTTGTGGACGTTCGACCCGGCGAACGGACGAACTTGGTGAAGGTTCACTTCTACTCGACGGAAGAGGTCGAGGCGGGCACCTGGGAATGGCGGACTGGTGAGTTTGAAGGCACGTGGACGCTGACCCGAGAAGGCGGCCTCTGGAAGATGAATGAGTCGAACATCAAAGACATCACCAAGCCAGCAGACTCACAGTAAGGACGAACCGTTCGGTCGGACGAACGAGAGTTGCTTGATGGCATCGCTTGGATGAACGTGGAGGCAGCGGACTCAACCCGCAATTCCACGGAGATTCCAGATGTCACAGCACTTTTCTAAATCACGGTCGCGCGTAACTTCCAACCGGGAACTCGCGCAACCAACTACTTCGGCCTATCAGACGATCACGGCACAGATCGTCGAAGCCCTGAAACGAGGCGTCGTGCCTTGGCGAAAGCCTTGGCGGGGACGCGATCAGCTGCCGTGCAACGCCGTCAGCAAACGGCCGTACCACGGCGTCAACCTGCTTCTACTCTCCCTTGCGCCGTTCAGGGATCATCGCTGGATGACCTTGCGCCAGGCGAACGAGCTTGGCGGTCGAATCCGGCGCGGTGAAAGGTCTTCCATCGCCGTCTTCTGGAAGCACTTGGACGTAACCGACGAGGAAGACGCCCAAGACGGTCGTCGGCGCTGCATCCCGCTCTTGCGTTACTACCACGTGTTCAACGCAGAGCAATGCGAAGGGCTTAACCTCCCCGTTCTCATGGACGACTGGAACGAGGAGTTAACGGCCAGGATCGAGAAGGCGGAAGAGGTCGTCATGTCAATGCCAAATCCTCCAAAGATTGTGGAGGGCGGCAATGTCGCATGCTACCAGCCGCCCGAGGACTTGGTCCGCATTCCCAAGATTCGAGACTTCGAGTCGGCGGAAGCCTACTACGCGACCCTCTTTCACGAACTCGGGCACTCCACCGGGCATCTGAACCGGCTCAACCGGCCCGGAGTGACCGGTGCGATCCACTTCGGATCGTGCGACTATAGTCGGGAGGAGTTGGTAGCCGAGCTGACCTCGGCTTTCTGTTGCGCCGAAGTGGGGATCGACAACTCGATCCTCGACAACGCGGCCAGCTACATCCACGGATGGTTAGAAGCTTTGCAAGGTGATCCAAAGGCCGTCGTCGCAGCAGCCGGGCAAGCCCAACGCGCGACCGACTACATCCTCAACGTTCCTCCGAGATCGGAGTGAACATCCAAACAAGCTCCATCGCTTAGATGGAGCCGTCTGTTCATATTGAGTCTTTCATGTAGCCAAACTCGCGATGCAGCCTTTTCATCAGTTCGATCTGCGCCGAGAGTGAACGTGACTCGTGCGCAGAGTCTGTAACGTCGCGGTGTGCACTCTCTTCGCTCAGGTCCACCAAACGGAAACTGCCTGCAAAAGAAACGTCCCTCAGACCTGTTAATGCAGGTCCTTTTGCGGTTCGCGCATTGCCTTTGAAGCTCAGTGTCGCGCCAGCCGGGAAAAGCACTCGCTGTATATGTTGTTTGACTTCGAACGATGCACAAAGCCAAATCTCATCAACCTTGTTGAGGAACATACGAGAGAACTCCACGACCTTTTCGATAGCCGGTTCGGCACTCGACGCATTAGGTTCTGCGAGTTTGGCGCGAAGCTCACGCATGGCTGATTCGAACTCCCTGAGTTGCTGTGCTGCCATCTCATCCGGTATCACTCCCTCAACCGTTTTGAGGATGAGGGCCTTCTGCAATCTGCCCAGGCGGTCCAACTCTTGCTCAAATCGTTTTCGTTGCTCAACCAGCAGTGCGCGATCCGCGTCTGCTTGCCTATAGAGAGATGCAACAGCCGCTTCGTCGAGAGGCAACTCGGCGCGGATCGCTGAAAGGAAGCGGGCAAACGCGATCTCGACCGCTTCCCGTCGCAAGTTTGTCTGAGAACAGCGCCGACACCTGTAGTAGGCGTATTTTGCGGATCGTCCGTGGGACCAGCCGGCGGTGAGCGCCTTGCCACATAGGCATCGAACCGTTCCCCGGAGAGGAAAGTGTGGGTTCTCTCGGCGTATCGTCTCCGGCATTTGGACGCGCCGCAGGCCGTTTTGAGCCGCATAGAACAGGGACTCCGAAATGATGGGAATCATCGGCGGCTCTCCTCGAACTTCCATGCCGAATGCCTCGATGATGCCTATATATGCCTTGTTGCGTATCATCCGGTAAAGGGATGTCGTCCCTATGGACACGCCTTGGGTACGGGTCCACTCACCGATCTCGGCTACAGTCCAAGTTCCCCTCGCAAAGCGCTCAAAGATTGCCGTAACAAGTGGGACATTCTCCGGGTCGGGCTCCATCGTTGCCTTGCCCTGCGACCGTATGTTGCGAAATCCGAACGGGGCTTTAAAGACCCATCTGCCTTGTGTTACCGCCTCCTTCATTCCGTTGTAGGTTCGCTCTGAACGGACATCGTTGTCGAACTGGGCCGTAGCCGCCAACATGCTTTCAAGGAACCGACCAGCAGGCGAATCGTCGAACCTCTCATCAATGGACTCAATGCGAACGCCGCACTCCCTCAAGGTGCGTTTGAGGTGGTGATAGTCCTCCGTGTACCGTGCAAACCGGTCGATTTTCGGAAAGATGAGAGCATCGATCCTGCCTTTCTCGCGCTGGCAAAACGCCAACATCTCCTGAAGTACAGGACGATGCTCGGTCTTGGCCGATTCCCCTTCTTCGACAAAGAGCCTGGCGAGGTCGTATCCCTTGGCCGTGACATACTCAATCACACGCCTTCTTTGTGTGATCAGCGAAGTTCCGTCAATTGCTTGTCGGTCTGTTGAGACCCGGATGTAGGCTATAACCCGTACCATCTCTTGAAACATGAATAAAGCAACTCGGCAAGCGCTTCCGATTGCTCAATTGTCAGCTTCGCAGGTTTCTGGGATTTGTCACTAGGCAAAGAAACGATGCACCCGTGAAACTCCAATTGCAGTTCTTGCGAGTCTTCGCGACCTGTCAGATTATTAGCCGTCATTTGTTTCTTTCTTTGAGTGATAGTTGCTTTTGTTGTTTTCGCTTTGTGAACTTCGCAATGTGAAGTCTCCAAGACCGATCCGACGCCGGTACAGTGCCGATTCAAGGAAAAGGGGGTGAATCGCAAAGACAAGACCCGACCGAGATCGCCTGCGTTCGGCGGTCGAATACAGTCGCCGGTTGAATCGGTCTCGGACGACGATCAACCCGCGTTTGACGAGCGTATCCACGGCGCGGCTGACGGCGGCGCTCTCCCGGCCCGTGTGGCTTTTGAGTTGGCTGTGACTGAGCCAGTCTTCAGGCTTCTGCCAGCCATAGGTCTGCCGGACGATGACGCAGAGCACCCTCCACTCCGTGTCGCTCAAGAGCTTCATCACCCGGTCCAAGAGCAGGTTCGGGAATGGCGTCGTGTTGGCGAGCCTACTCATTGGCGTACACCGGAGGATCGTAGTCGTTCTCGATGGCGGAGATAAGCAGCGATGCCGGTCTTCGAGCGGCGCGAAGCGGAAGCCAGTTCAGCTGACGCTCAATCCGCTCGGCGGGATACTGATCGACCAGGCTTCGGGCTTTTCTGAGTCCGACCCCGACATGGACGAGCTCCAGGACGAGCTCTTCATCAGGAGAAAGGACCGCATCATCCGGCGTTGGGCGGCGACGCCTCTTCCCGTCTGCCTGGGGCAGGATCTCGCCGATCGGCTCGAAACCGCTCATTCCAGGAATCCTTTCGCAAACCAGAGAACCAGCAGAATCAGTAATGCTCCGGCCAGCACCCAGCTCGCCCGGTCTGGTCGTGGTCCGTCAGGGTTAGAAGCGAGTTCGGCCGGTAGGCTGAGAGGGCGTGGCTTTGACGGCGCCCCCGCAAGTCCGAGCGACACTGAGCCAACGGCACGGAAGAAAGCGGGAGTTCCAAGATCGAGGGCGATCATCGAGTCGGCCAGACTCTCAAGTCCGACAACTCTGATGGGGCGACCTGAGAAGTCGGCAGCTGCCAAACGAGCCGCCCGAGATACTTGAGACGAGCTAATGATCATGCCGGCCGGAATCTGATCGCGAAGCAGAATGCCTCGCAGCTCATCGACCGCCCGTTTTGAAAGTGGTGATCGCCAGTGCCGGATCTGCACAGCGACCTCGATGCCGTCTTCTCCAATCTGAGCAAGGAAGTCCGGACCCACGGAGCCTCGGCCGCGTCGGCGAGGGCGGTTGAGCGTTCGAATGCAGTGATAGCCACTTGCTCCGAGCCAGAGCCAAACGATCCTCTGAAAAGTCTTGAAATCGAGGCCAGAGAGCATGGAGCGGACATATAAACTGCGGCTGCTGTTGCTGTCGCGGCGGCTCATCCTTGGCCCTCCATAAACTCGGCCACATCACCAGACCACTTGCCCGGCTGAACGTGGGACCACTGAGGCTTGATGCTGCCGTCCACGTTGTGGAGTCGATCGGGCAAACACCCTTTGCAGCCTGCCAGCTTGCAGACGTGCTTCGTCGGAAAGGACCCATCCTCGGAGAACACATCGCGCACATTTAGCTTGCGCGCCAATTGATACTCGAGGTTCCTGATGATCGGCGCCACGGTCTTATAGAGCGGATTGGTCCGTCCATGGATGATGTGGCAGATTGTTGACTTCGCCACCCCACAGTCTTTTGCCAAGCGGGAGGTTCCACGAAATCCGTATCGACTTGAGTGCAACATCAACGCGGCGACGCGATTGTGGCAAATGGCTGGTGCGATGCGAAGTTGTTTTTTCATTGCGATTTTCAGCGTGCCCGCCGAGGGGAATAGCCGCAATTGAAGTTTCTCCAACCGAACGTTTTCCGAACTATTTCGGACCCCGCGTGATGCGACGCGCAACCTGAAACTCGCTCATTTCCTGCTCCCTCAACATCGAACGAATCGATGCGGATGCATTGACGAGCTTGAGCCGATTCGCCCGAACAAAAGCCGAAACATATGTTCTAGAGCGAATGTCGAACGAGTGCCAGCTTCCCGAGGAGCCAAGGTACCGGACGCTCCGATTCAGTGCCACACAGCCACCGAACTGGCTTCGCTTAAGCCGAGCGAAGAGCCAGACGACGCCAATCGCAGCGAGGGCGGAACCGAGCAAGAAGGCCGCCAGGCTGAGATACCAAGCCGCCCCAAGTCCCAGAGCGACGAATGACCCGACTCCCAAGAGGGCAACCAGGGACAAGGCTGCAATGAGGAGTCGGTCTGCAACCCGAACGTGGGCGCGGCACTGATGGCAATATGGGATGTCCCATGCCCAGCCCCGAGTCTTGGAGTTTCGGTTTCTCTCAGTCCCGCTGATCGTCAGCCAGGTTCCAGGAAAGCGCCCGCAGCAGGCGCATTGCCGAGGGAAGGCGAACTGCTTGCCTGAAACATCGACTCTCATCCTTCGACCATCCAGGACGCAGAATCCGCGTCAAATTTCAATCACCAAACCGAACAAAGACCGAACGAAGGTATGCCCCTCACAGCGAGGGGCAAGTGGTTAGAACTCCGGATTGCCGAACAGACAGCCGAGAAAGTCGCGGTTCACAATGCGCTCGATGAGGCGATCCACAGTCGGGTTGAATCGTGCGAATGTCGGTGGCCGATCCGGGGCTCTCCGCGAGATCACCAGGTCAACTTGGGGATCGAACTGGTATCGCCACAGCCGAGCCGCTCGGAATGGCTCATCCTTCAGATCCTTGCCAAGATGATGATGGAAGCCACCTGAGAACACGAGGACCCTGGGCGATCCCCAGCGAAGCGGCACGATGGCCACCCGCTGATGGGCCGGGTTGTGAATCCCGGTGACGATGACGCCACTACTAAGAACAAGTGATTCCGTCGTTCGCTCTATCTCGTCGAGCTCACCCGGCGAGTGACGCGGTTGGCCGTGAGCCGCCTCGACTTTCACGAGCTTCGCTCCCAGGAGTCGGGCATTGCCGTAGAGCCAAAGACCAGCTGGCTCATAGAAGCCGGGCTCCGAATCGAAGGGAGCCGTTCGGGTTGGGGGTGCAAGGTGCGTTTTCACCCACCGACCGTCTCAATGAGCTCGGACCTTTGCGAATCACGTTGCTTGCGGCAAACGACTTCAGTTCCCCAGTTGGCTCACTCCACCCCCATGGAAAAAGCCGCATAATCCAGGCAAGATCGAACTGAAAGATGCAACTCACCGACTACCAGGCCGCGTTCTTCGCACACGAGCTCACCAAACGCAGCGCTTCAGACAGCGTTGAAAAGCTCGCGCACGTTCTGGCGGACGCTCAGGTAGACCTCAATCCACACCAGGTTGAGGCGGCGCTCTTCGCCTTTCGGAATCCGTTCTCAAAGGGAGCCATTCTCGCGGACGAAGTCGGACTTGGAAAGACCATCGAGGCCGGTCTCTTACTTGCTCAAAACTGGGCCGAACGCAAACGAAGGTTGCTTGTCATCGTCCCGGCCAATCTGCGAAAACAATGGAGCCAAGAGCTGGCCGACAAGTTCTACCTACCTTCCGTGATCCTGGAAGCGAGGAGCTTTAATGAAGCCATCGCGAAAGGCAATCTCAACCCGTTCAAGCAGGACGCCATCATCCTTTGCTCGTACCAGTTCGCCAAGGCAAAAGAGCCCTACGTCAAGCAAACCGATTGGAATCTCGTTGTGATCGATGAGGCCCACAGGCTCCGGAACGTGTACAAGGGCACGAGCAAGATTGCCCTTTCGATCAAGAACTCTGTTGCGCCGTTTCCGAAGGTTCTGCTGACCGCTACACCGCTCCAGAACAGCCTGTTGGAACTGTACGGTCTGGTTAGCATCATCGATGACTACGCTTTTGGCGATCAGAAGAGCTATCGCCAACGGTTCACGAGGCTCGGTGAGAACGAGGACTTCGCCGAACTCAAAGAGCGCCTTGCTCCCATCTGCAAGCGAACTCTCAGAAGGCAAGTGCTGGAGTACGTCAGATACACGAACCGCCATGCATTGGTGCAGGAGTTCGTGCCAACTGAGGAAGAACAGCGACTCTACGATCTTGTGTCGGAATATCTGCAAGCAGACAAGCTCTACGCCCTTCCGGCCAGTCAGCGAGCATTAGTGACTCTCATTCTCCGGAAGCTGCTCGCCTCATCGACCTACGCGATTTCAGGAACCCTTCAAAGCCTGATCGATCGCCTTTCCGAAGCGGAAGCCGACGCTGAGAGAGTTGAAGCCGCTCCAGAGGACCTGCCGAGCGAATGGGAGGACTATGACGAGTTGGCCGATGAATGGAGCGAAGAGGAAGAAGAAGGGCCCAAAAAGGGTGAACCATTGACGCCCGAGCAACTGGCCGAACTGAAGGAAGAGAAAGCCAAGCTCCAAGAGTTTTGTGCCTTGGCTAAATCCATCGTCAAGAACTCTAAAGGGGAAGTTCTGCTTACGGCCCTACGTCGTGGATTCGACGCCGCAGCAAAGGCTCAGCAAGAGCGAGGAGGCGCGACGCTTCAGCAGAAGGCCGTCATCTTCACCGAATCCAGACGAACCCAGGAGTATCTGTTCAAGATCCTCAACGAGACCGAGTTTGCCGGTCAGGTGATGCTCTTCAACGGCACCAATACCGATCAACTCTCAAGGGACATCTATCAAGAGTGGCTCAAGAAACATGCCGGGACGGACAAGGTCAGCGGATCGAAGTCGGCCGATATGCGGCAAGCCCTTGTTGAGAATTTCCGAGATAACGCCTCGATCCTTATCGCTACGGAAGCAGCTGCCGAGGGGATAAACCTCCAGTTCTGCAATCTCGTGGTCAACTACGACCTGCCGTGGAATCCGCAACGAATCGAGCAGAGAATCGGGCGATGTCACCGATACGGTCAAAAGTTCGACGTCGTTGTCGTCAACTTCCTGAATAAGAACAACGCGGCGGACGTTCGGGTCTACGAGTTGCTGGACGAGAAGTTCAAGCTCTTCAACGGCGTGTTTGGAGCCAGCGACGACGTGCTTGGAGCCGTTGAGTCAGGCGTCGATTTCGAGAAGCGGATCGCCTCGATCTATCAAAAGTGCCGGACGCCTCAGCAGATCGCGTTCGAGTTTGATGAACTGCAAAGAGACCTTGAAGGCGACATCGCGGCGACCCAGCGTGACGCCCGTGAGAAGCTGCTGGACAACTTCGATCAAGAGGTCGTTGAAAAGGTCAGGATTGAAAGCAAAGATGCCCTTGATCGTTTTCAGCACCAACTGTGGCTGCTGACCCGACACGTCCTGAAAGATCACGCGTCCTTCGAGGACGCGACTTTCTCATTCCAGTTGGTCCAGAACCCATTTCCACCCGAAACCATCCACGCTGGGCCATATCGCGTTGGCAAAAACGTGGAGAATGCCAACACCTATCGCGTCGGACATCCGCTCGCACAAAAAGTGATCAAATCGGCGGCATCGAAGGAGCTTCCCGAAGCCGAGGTCAAGTTTGACTACACCGGCTCAAGGAAGAACATCGCGATTCTCAATGACTTCACGGGGAAGTCTGGGTATCTTGCCTGCGTCAAGCTGACGATGACTGCCCTGGAAACTGAGGATCGACTCGTGATGGTCGGAGTCAGCGACGATGGAGAGGTTCTCGATGAACACCAGGCGCGTCGCCTGTTTGACCTCCCGGCCTCAGTTGGCGTACGCACAGCGGTGCCGGAGGCGATAAAGGAGCATCTTGCCGGTTCAATTCAGACCAAGAAGAAGATCATCTTAGATGAGGCTTCTGTTCGCAATGGATCCTGGTTCGACACGGAAATGGAGAAGCTC carries:
- a CDS encoding DUF1738 domain-containing protein translates to MSQHFSKSRSRVTSNRELAQPTTSAYQTITAQIVEALKRGVVPWRKPWRGRDQLPCNAVSKRPYHGVNLLLLSLAPFRDHRWMTLRQANELGGRIRRGERSSIAVFWKHLDVTDEEDAQDGRRRCIPLLRYYHVFNAEQCEGLNLPVLMDDWNEELTARIEKAEEVVMSMPNPPKIVEGGNVACYQPPEDLVRIPKIRDFESAEAYYATLFHELGHSTGHLNRLNRPGVTGAIHFGSCDYSREELVAELTSAFCCAEVGIDNSILDNAASYIHGWLEALQGDPKAVVAAAGQAQRATDYILNVPPRSE
- a CDS encoding replication protein, translating into MSRLANTTPFPNLLLDRVMKLLSDTEWRVLCVIVRQTYGWQKPEDWLSHSQLKSHTGRESAAVSRAVDTLVKRGLIVVRDRFNRRLYSTAERRRSRSGLVFAIHPLFLESALYRRRIGLGDFTLRSSQSENNKSNYHSKKETNDG
- a CDS encoding DEAD/DEAH box helicase, translated to MQLTDYQAAFFAHELTKRSASDSVEKLAHVLADAQVDLNPHQVEAALFAFRNPFSKGAILADEVGLGKTIEAGLLLAQNWAERKRRLLVIVPANLRKQWSQELADKFYLPSVILEARSFNEAIAKGNLNPFKQDAIILCSYQFAKAKEPYVKQTDWNLVVIDEAHRLRNVYKGTSKIALSIKNSVAPFPKVLLTATPLQNSLLELYGLVSIIDDYAFGDQKSYRQRFTRLGENEDFAELKERLAPICKRTLRRQVLEYVRYTNRHALVQEFVPTEEEQRLYDLVSEYLQADKLYALPASQRALVTLILRKLLASSTYAISGTLQSLIDRLSEAEADAERVEAAPEDLPSEWEDYDELADEWSEEEEEGPKKGEPLTPEQLAELKEEKAKLQEFCALAKSIVKNSKGEVLLTALRRGFDAAAKAQQERGGATLQQKAVIFTESRRTQEYLFKILNETEFAGQVMLFNGTNTDQLSRDIYQEWLKKHAGTDKVSGSKSADMRQALVENFRDNASILIATEAAAEGINLQFCNLVVNYDLPWNPQRIEQRIGRCHRYGQKFDVVVVNFLNKNNAADVRVYELLDEKFKLFNGVFGASDDVLGAVESGVDFEKRIASIYQKCRTPQQIAFEFDELQRDLEGDIAATQRDAREKLLDNFDQEVVEKVRIESKDALDRFQHQLWLLTRHVLKDHASFEDATFSFQLVQNPFPPETIHAGPYRVGKNVENANTYRVGHPLAQKVIKSAASKELPEAEVKFDYTGSRKNIAILNDFTGKSGYLACVKLTMTALETEDRLVMVGVSDDGEVLDEHQARRLFDLPASVGVRTAVPEAIKEHLAGSIQTKKKIILDEASVRNGSWFDTEMEKLDHWAEDRRASLKSELADLDANIKESKKAARLAGSLPEKLEKQRQVRSLETKREEAWRAYDQASREVDQQKDSLLDEISKRLEQHIQEDRLFTIRWHVL
- a CDS encoding trypsin-like peptidase domain-containing protein, which gives rise to MVILCAVSLVLSSAALLLEVESRWRAATRQPERTCGMEDIESASASVVLIQGKEVDGTGFWVTPTTVMTNNHVVDHNPELVVNKRFPATVLATDSLRDIALLSVTFVDPEPIPVRVSDQPPRLADDVYVIGHPIGRNLTVSKGIVSALTSDDYDDRQYIQTDAAISPGSSGGPVVDKCGRVVGMATQTLRGAENVGYAITWSQLSLRMDQMLKAIESSTREERELTYPSEQTEVVAKYYSTLGAGDLQAAYDFYSTARKARLPYDSWAKGLGKTVFIRLVDVRPGERTNLVKVHFYSTEEVEAGTWEWRTGEFEGTWTLTREGGLWKMNESNIKDITKPADSQ
- a CDS encoding recombinase family protein, yielding MFQEMVRVIAYIRVSTDRQAIDGTSLITQRRRVIEYVTAKGYDLARLFVEEGESAKTEHRPVLQEMLAFCQREKGRIDALIFPKIDRFARYTEDYHHLKRTLRECGVRIESIDERFDDSPAGRFLESMLAATAQFDNDVRSERTYNGMKEAVTQGRWVFKAPFGFRNIRSQGKATMEPDPENVPLVTAIFERFARGTWTVAEIGEWTRTQGVSIGTTSLYRMIRNKAYIGIIEAFGMEVRGEPPMIPIISESLFYAAQNGLRRVQMPETIRRENPHFPLRGTVRCLCGKALTAGWSHGRSAKYAYYRCRRCSQTNLRREAVEIAFARFLSAIRAELPLDEAAVASLYRQADADRALLVEQRKRFEQELDRLGRLQKALILKTVEGVIPDEMAAQQLREFESAMRELRAKLAEPNASSAEPAIEKVVEFSRMFLNKVDEIWLCASFEVKQHIQRVLFPAGATLSFKGNARTAKGPALTGLRDVSFAGSFRLVDLSEESAHRDVTDSAHESRSLSAQIELMKRLHREFGYMKDSI
- a CDS encoding restriction endonuclease; translation: MSRRDSNSSRSLYVRSMLSGLDFKTFQRIVWLWLGASGYHCIRTLNRPRRRGRGSVGPDFLAQIGEDGIEVAVQIRHWRSPLSKRAVDELRGILLRDQIPAGMIISSSQVSRAARLAAADFSGRPIRVVGLESLADSMIALDLGTPAFFRAVGSVSLGLAGAPSKPRPLSLPAELASNPDGPRPDRASWVLAGALLILLVLWFAKGFLE
- a CDS encoding helix-turn-helix domain-containing protein yields the protein MESKLEFGKLVRDARRARRWTLAKLAEATGFSRGTFSKLENGVYDRPPSDRLIDAVSAALGIDRALLAEARNAYTPPAIGNRESVSSATAERDRAVEAFYVAGSSSALSLLSDPPLDRALEEAVRELVRAARRGLDAHQPSAANTLLELARGMAHSKMGDGLDVTNLEIAILTSLARSRLRARQGRLERRGNRADAELFEDVTEIGQFIANTPENGHETRYVWFLTLKELASFAARLVRKTTSRPSLELILSWPQVNEDLLAKATSQRFVVKPTSKTAHANAAQQDVSLDESLMERRIIAESEVALSLFHAAIELEPIAVDTSDTVRSILKQAHWRIERAIVMRDMVRLQTLLVTEGYSIHPDTKVSSSWCEDAMRQEILEVRQRARRLTSEEHIGEARSFLAYAHLELGFLLRTRGSEVQDLLAAFWNFTLASALDRLFEEYAHVQLKEIWSALNGNNTEYVRLERQVERKLSASNIAAFDYDF